In the Populus trichocarpa isolate Nisqually-1 chromosome 1, P.trichocarpa_v4.1, whole genome shotgun sequence genome, one interval contains:
- the LOC7471719 gene encoding probable WRKY transcription factor 2 isoform X1, whose translation MAGIDDNVAIIGDWVPPSPSPRAFFSVMLGDDINSSTITEPPGENRTKGLFLGQPEQMTTGNAEKKDGARTSGAQLTELGSFSEQKSNSRGGLVERMAARAGFNAPRLNTESIRSAETSLNPEIRSPYLTIPPGLSPTTLLESPVFLSNLAQPSPTTGKFSFFPNGSSKNSTAGSKLPDNSKETFFEDINSSSFAFKPMGESGSSFFLGGTSKITSATFLQQSFPSMDVSVHSENALQSHDVAPAKVQSESRNSLHFPAEFFKLTTEKDNGGNTVADQRTFDTVGGNAEHSSPLDEQQDEEGDQRASGDSMAAGGTPSDKGYNFRKYGQKQVKGSEYPRSYYKCTHPNCSVKKKVERSLEGHITEIIYKGAHSHPKPLPNRRSAVGSLDTQLDIPEQVVPQIGSVNDSAWAGTQKGIAAGTSDWRRDNVEVTSSASGGPGPEFGNPSSSVQAQSGTPFESADAIDASSTFSNDEDDDRATHGSVGYDGEGEESESKRRKIETYATEMSGATRAIREPRVVVQTTSEVDILDDGYRWRKYGQKVVKGNPNPRSYYKCTSAGCTVRKHVERASHDLKSVITTYEGKHNHDVPAARNSSHVNSGTSNATPGQAAVAVQTHVHRHESSQVHNSMARFERPPAFGSFSLPGRQQLGPSPGFSFGMNQPGLANLAMAGLGQGQPKMPVMPIHPYLAQQHPGNEMGFMMPKEEPKVGPVTEPSLNLSNNRTLYQQIMSRLPLGPQM comes from the exons ATGGCTGGGATTGATGATAATGTTGCTATAATTGGTGACTGGGTACCTCCTAGTCCAAGCCCAAGAGCATTTTTCTCAGTAATGTTAGGTGACGATATTAACTCAAGTACAATCACAGAACCCCCTGGGGAGAATAGAACTAAAGGGCTCTTTCTGGGACAACCAGAGCAGATGACAACAGGAAATGccgaaaaaaaagatggagcaCGAACTAGTGGTGCCCAGTTGACTGAATTGGGTTCATTTtctgagcaaaaatcaaactcaCGTGGAGGTCTCGTTGAAAGAATGGCAGCCAGAGCTGGATTTAATGCTCCAAGGTTGAATACAGAAAGTATCAGGTCTGCTGAAACTTCACTGAACCCTGAGATTAGGTCTCCTTATTTGACAATACCACCTGGTCTCAGCCCGACAACCTTGCTGGAATCTCCAGTTTTCCTTTCAAACTTG GCTCAGCCATCTCCAACTACTGGaaagttttcattttttccaaATGGTAGCAGTAAGAACTCCACAGCGGGCTCCAAACTTCCTGACAATAGTAAAGAAACTTTCTTCGAAGACATCAATTCATCTTCGTTCGCATTCAAGCCTATGGGAGAATCGGGCTCTTCATTTTTCCTTGGTGGAACAAGCAAG ATAACTTCAGCCACTTTTCTACAGCAATCCTTTCCCAGTATGGATGTTTCTGTTCACTCTGAAAATGCTCTTCAGTCACATGATGTTGCACCCGCCAAAGTTCAGTCTGAGAGTAGAAACTCCCTTCATTTTCCAGCAGAATTCTTCAAATTGACAACTGAAAAGGATAATGGAGGAAATACCGTAGCAGATCAGAGGACTTTTGATACTGTTGGTGGCAATGCTGAGCATTCTTCTCCTCTTGATGAGCAACAAGATGAAGAAGGAGATCAAAGAGCCAGTGGAGATTCAATGGCTGCTGGTGGCACGCCATCTGACAAGggatataattttagaaaatatggaCAAAAACAAGTAAAAGGAAGTGAATATCCACGGAGTTATTACAAGTGCACTCATCCAAATTGCTCAGTTAAGAAGAAAGTGGAACGTTCTCTCGAGGGCCATATAACAGAGATCATATACAAGGGGGCACACAGCCATCCCAAGCCGCTACCCAACCGGAGGTCAGCTGTTGGATCACTGGATACACAACTGGACATTCCTGAACAAGTTGTTCCACAGATTGGTTCTGTTAATGATTCGGCTTGGGCAGGTACACAAAAGGGAATTGCTGCAGGGACTTCTGATTGGAGGCGTGACAATGTCGAGGTTACATCTTCAGCATCTGGGGGCCCAGGCCCTGAATTTGGGAATCCATCCTCCTCGGTACAGGCTCAGAGTGGAACTCCCTTTGAGTCAGCTGATGCCATTGATGCCTCATCTACCTTTTcaaatgatgaagatgatgatcgGGCTACACATGGCAGTGTAGGTTACGATGGTGAAGGAGAAGAATCTGAGTCGAAGAGAAG GAAAATTGAAACATATGCAACTGAAATGAGTGGAGCCACCAGAGCTATTCGTGAGCCTAGAGTTGTGGTCCAGACAACCAGTGAGGTGGATATCCTTGATGATGGATATCGCTGGCGAAAGTATGGGCAGAAAGTTGTGAAAGGAAATCCAAATCCTAG GAGTTATTACAAGTGTACTAGTGCAGGCTGCACGGTTAGAAAGCATGTGGAGAGGGCATCACATGATCTCAAGTCAGTGATCACTACGTATGAGGGGAAGCACAATCATGATGTTCCTGCTGCTCGCAATAGCAGCCATGTGAACTCTGGCACCTCCAATGCCACCCCAGGCCAAGCTGCTGTTGCTGTTCAAACCCATGTTCACAGACATGAGTCATCACAGGTTCACAACAGCATGGCTAGGTTTGAGCGGCCTCCTGCATTTGGATCCTTCAGCCTGCCTGGAAGGCAGCAGCTGGGGCCTTCGCCTGGCTTCTCATTTGGAATGAATCAACCTGGCTTGGCCAATCTTGCAATGGCTGGCTTAGGTCAGGGCCAACCAAAGATGCCTGTTATGCCCATTCATCCATACTTGGCGCAGCAACATCCTGGGAACGAAATGGGGTTCATGATGCCGAAAGAAGAACCAAAGGTGGGGCCTGTGACAGAACCTAGTCTGAACCTCTCCAACAATCGAACACTGTATCAGCAAATCATGAGTAGGCTGCCTCTTGGGCCTCAGATGTAA
- the LOC7471719 gene encoding probable WRKY transcription factor 2 isoform X2 has protein sequence MAGIDDNVAIIGDWVPPSPSPRAFFSVMLGDDINSSTITEPPGENRTKGLFLGQPEQMTTGNAEKKDGARTSGAQLTELGSFSEQKSNSRGGLVERMAARAGFNAPRLNTESIRSAETSLNPEIRSPYLTIPPGLSPTTLLESPVFLSNLAQPSPTTGKFSFFPNGSSKNSTAGSKLPDNSKETFFEDINSSSFAFKPMGESGSSFFLGGTSKITSATFLQQSFPSMDVSVHSENALQSHDVAPAKVQSESRNSLHFPAEFFKLTTEKDNGGNTVADQRTFDTVGGNAEHSSPLDEQQDEEGDQRASGDSMAAGGTPSDKGYNFRKYGQKQVKGSEYPRSYYKCTHPNCSVKKKVERSLEGHITEIIYKGAHSHPKPLPNRRSAVGSLDTQLDIPEQVVPQIGSVNDSAWAGTQKGIAAGTSDWRRDNVEVTSSASGGPGPEFGNPSSSVQAQSGTPFESADAIDASSTFSNDEDDDRATHGSVGYDGEGEESESKRRKIETYATEMSGATRAIREPRVVVQTTSEVDILDDGYRWRKYGQKVVKGNPNPRSYYKCTSAGCTVRKHVERASHDLKSVITTYEGKHNHDVPAARNSSHVNSGTSNATPGQAAVAVQTHVHRHESSQVHNSMARFERPPAFGSFSLPGRQQLGPSPGFSFGMNQPGLANLAMAGLGQGQPKMPVMPIHPYLAQQHPGNEMGFMMPKEEPKVGPVTEPSLNLSNNRTLYQQIMRK, from the exons ATGGCTGGGATTGATGATAATGTTGCTATAATTGGTGACTGGGTACCTCCTAGTCCAAGCCCAAGAGCATTTTTCTCAGTAATGTTAGGTGACGATATTAACTCAAGTACAATCACAGAACCCCCTGGGGAGAATAGAACTAAAGGGCTCTTTCTGGGACAACCAGAGCAGATGACAACAGGAAATGccgaaaaaaaagatggagcaCGAACTAGTGGTGCCCAGTTGACTGAATTGGGTTCATTTtctgagcaaaaatcaaactcaCGTGGAGGTCTCGTTGAAAGAATGGCAGCCAGAGCTGGATTTAATGCTCCAAGGTTGAATACAGAAAGTATCAGGTCTGCTGAAACTTCACTGAACCCTGAGATTAGGTCTCCTTATTTGACAATACCACCTGGTCTCAGCCCGACAACCTTGCTGGAATCTCCAGTTTTCCTTTCAAACTTG GCTCAGCCATCTCCAACTACTGGaaagttttcattttttccaaATGGTAGCAGTAAGAACTCCACAGCGGGCTCCAAACTTCCTGACAATAGTAAAGAAACTTTCTTCGAAGACATCAATTCATCTTCGTTCGCATTCAAGCCTATGGGAGAATCGGGCTCTTCATTTTTCCTTGGTGGAACAAGCAAG ATAACTTCAGCCACTTTTCTACAGCAATCCTTTCCCAGTATGGATGTTTCTGTTCACTCTGAAAATGCTCTTCAGTCACATGATGTTGCACCCGCCAAAGTTCAGTCTGAGAGTAGAAACTCCCTTCATTTTCCAGCAGAATTCTTCAAATTGACAACTGAAAAGGATAATGGAGGAAATACCGTAGCAGATCAGAGGACTTTTGATACTGTTGGTGGCAATGCTGAGCATTCTTCTCCTCTTGATGAGCAACAAGATGAAGAAGGAGATCAAAGAGCCAGTGGAGATTCAATGGCTGCTGGTGGCACGCCATCTGACAAGggatataattttagaaaatatggaCAAAAACAAGTAAAAGGAAGTGAATATCCACGGAGTTATTACAAGTGCACTCATCCAAATTGCTCAGTTAAGAAGAAAGTGGAACGTTCTCTCGAGGGCCATATAACAGAGATCATATACAAGGGGGCACACAGCCATCCCAAGCCGCTACCCAACCGGAGGTCAGCTGTTGGATCACTGGATACACAACTGGACATTCCTGAACAAGTTGTTCCACAGATTGGTTCTGTTAATGATTCGGCTTGGGCAGGTACACAAAAGGGAATTGCTGCAGGGACTTCTGATTGGAGGCGTGACAATGTCGAGGTTACATCTTCAGCATCTGGGGGCCCAGGCCCTGAATTTGGGAATCCATCCTCCTCGGTACAGGCTCAGAGTGGAACTCCCTTTGAGTCAGCTGATGCCATTGATGCCTCATCTACCTTTTcaaatgatgaagatgatgatcgGGCTACACATGGCAGTGTAGGTTACGATGGTGAAGGAGAAGAATCTGAGTCGAAGAGAAG GAAAATTGAAACATATGCAACTGAAATGAGTGGAGCCACCAGAGCTATTCGTGAGCCTAGAGTTGTGGTCCAGACAACCAGTGAGGTGGATATCCTTGATGATGGATATCGCTGGCGAAAGTATGGGCAGAAAGTTGTGAAAGGAAATCCAAATCCTAG GAGTTATTACAAGTGTACTAGTGCAGGCTGCACGGTTAGAAAGCATGTGGAGAGGGCATCACATGATCTCAAGTCAGTGATCACTACGTATGAGGGGAAGCACAATCATGATGTTCCTGCTGCTCGCAATAGCAGCCATGTGAACTCTGGCACCTCCAATGCCACCCCAGGCCAAGCTGCTGTTGCTGTTCAAACCCATGTTCACAGACATGAGTCATCACAGGTTCACAACAGCATGGCTAGGTTTGAGCGGCCTCCTGCATTTGGATCCTTCAGCCTGCCTGGAAGGCAGCAGCTGGGGCCTTCGCCTGGCTTCTCATTTGGAATGAATCAACCTGGCTTGGCCAATCTTGCAATGGCTGGCTTAGGTCAGGGCCAACCAAAGATGCCTGTTATGCCCATTCATCCATACTTGGCGCAGCAACATCCTGGGAACGAAATGGGGTTCATGATGCCGAAAGAAGAACCAAAGGTGGGGCCTGTGACAGAACCTAGTCTGAACCTCTCCAACAATCGAACACTGTATCAGCAAATCATGA GAAAATAG
- the LOC7471719 gene encoding probable WRKY transcription factor 2 isoform X3 yields the protein MAGIDDNVAIIGDWVPPSPSPRAFFSVMLGDDINSSTITEPPGENRTKGLFLGQPEQMTTGNAEKKDGARTSGAQLTELGSFSEQKSNSRGGLVERMAARAGFNAPRLNTESIRSAETSLNPEIRSPYLTIPPGLSPTTLLESPVFLSNLAQPSPTTGKFSFFPNGSSKNSTAGSKLPDNSKETFFEDINSSSFAFKPMGESGSSFFLGGTSKQSFPSMDVSVHSENALQSHDVAPAKVQSESRNSLHFPAEFFKLTTEKDNGGNTVADQRTFDTVGGNAEHSSPLDEQQDEEGDQRASGDSMAAGGTPSDKGYNFRKYGQKQVKGSEYPRSYYKCTHPNCSVKKKVERSLEGHITEIIYKGAHSHPKPLPNRRSAVGSLDTQLDIPEQVVPQIGSVNDSAWAGTQKGIAAGTSDWRRDNVEVTSSASGGPGPEFGNPSSSVQAQSGTPFESADAIDASSTFSNDEDDDRATHGSVGYDGEGEESESKRRKIETYATEMSGATRAIREPRVVVQTTSEVDILDDGYRWRKYGQKVVKGNPNPRSYYKCTSAGCTVRKHVERASHDLKSVITTYEGKHNHDVPAARNSSHVNSGTSNATPGQAAVAVQTHVHRHESSQVHNSMARFERPPAFGSFSLPGRQQLGPSPGFSFGMNQPGLANLAMAGLGQGQPKMPVMPIHPYLAQQHPGNEMGFMMPKEEPKVGPVTEPSLNLSNNRTLYQQIMSRLPLGPQM from the exons ATGGCTGGGATTGATGATAATGTTGCTATAATTGGTGACTGGGTACCTCCTAGTCCAAGCCCAAGAGCATTTTTCTCAGTAATGTTAGGTGACGATATTAACTCAAGTACAATCACAGAACCCCCTGGGGAGAATAGAACTAAAGGGCTCTTTCTGGGACAACCAGAGCAGATGACAACAGGAAATGccgaaaaaaaagatggagcaCGAACTAGTGGTGCCCAGTTGACTGAATTGGGTTCATTTtctgagcaaaaatcaaactcaCGTGGAGGTCTCGTTGAAAGAATGGCAGCCAGAGCTGGATTTAATGCTCCAAGGTTGAATACAGAAAGTATCAGGTCTGCTGAAACTTCACTGAACCCTGAGATTAGGTCTCCTTATTTGACAATACCACCTGGTCTCAGCCCGACAACCTTGCTGGAATCTCCAGTTTTCCTTTCAAACTTG GCTCAGCCATCTCCAACTACTGGaaagttttcattttttccaaATGGTAGCAGTAAGAACTCCACAGCGGGCTCCAAACTTCCTGACAATAGTAAAGAAACTTTCTTCGAAGACATCAATTCATCTTCGTTCGCATTCAAGCCTATGGGAGAATCGGGCTCTTCATTTTTCCTTGGTGGAACAAGCAAG CAATCCTTTCCCAGTATGGATGTTTCTGTTCACTCTGAAAATGCTCTTCAGTCACATGATGTTGCACCCGCCAAAGTTCAGTCTGAGAGTAGAAACTCCCTTCATTTTCCAGCAGAATTCTTCAAATTGACAACTGAAAAGGATAATGGAGGAAATACCGTAGCAGATCAGAGGACTTTTGATACTGTTGGTGGCAATGCTGAGCATTCTTCTCCTCTTGATGAGCAACAAGATGAAGAAGGAGATCAAAGAGCCAGTGGAGATTCAATGGCTGCTGGTGGCACGCCATCTGACAAGggatataattttagaaaatatggaCAAAAACAAGTAAAAGGAAGTGAATATCCACGGAGTTATTACAAGTGCACTCATCCAAATTGCTCAGTTAAGAAGAAAGTGGAACGTTCTCTCGAGGGCCATATAACAGAGATCATATACAAGGGGGCACACAGCCATCCCAAGCCGCTACCCAACCGGAGGTCAGCTGTTGGATCACTGGATACACAACTGGACATTCCTGAACAAGTTGTTCCACAGATTGGTTCTGTTAATGATTCGGCTTGGGCAGGTACACAAAAGGGAATTGCTGCAGGGACTTCTGATTGGAGGCGTGACAATGTCGAGGTTACATCTTCAGCATCTGGGGGCCCAGGCCCTGAATTTGGGAATCCATCCTCCTCGGTACAGGCTCAGAGTGGAACTCCCTTTGAGTCAGCTGATGCCATTGATGCCTCATCTACCTTTTcaaatgatgaagatgatgatcgGGCTACACATGGCAGTGTAGGTTACGATGGTGAAGGAGAAGAATCTGAGTCGAAGAGAAG GAAAATTGAAACATATGCAACTGAAATGAGTGGAGCCACCAGAGCTATTCGTGAGCCTAGAGTTGTGGTCCAGACAACCAGTGAGGTGGATATCCTTGATGATGGATATCGCTGGCGAAAGTATGGGCAGAAAGTTGTGAAAGGAAATCCAAATCCTAG GAGTTATTACAAGTGTACTAGTGCAGGCTGCACGGTTAGAAAGCATGTGGAGAGGGCATCACATGATCTCAAGTCAGTGATCACTACGTATGAGGGGAAGCACAATCATGATGTTCCTGCTGCTCGCAATAGCAGCCATGTGAACTCTGGCACCTCCAATGCCACCCCAGGCCAAGCTGCTGTTGCTGTTCAAACCCATGTTCACAGACATGAGTCATCACAGGTTCACAACAGCATGGCTAGGTTTGAGCGGCCTCCTGCATTTGGATCCTTCAGCCTGCCTGGAAGGCAGCAGCTGGGGCCTTCGCCTGGCTTCTCATTTGGAATGAATCAACCTGGCTTGGCCAATCTTGCAATGGCTGGCTTAGGTCAGGGCCAACCAAAGATGCCTGTTATGCCCATTCATCCATACTTGGCGCAGCAACATCCTGGGAACGAAATGGGGTTCATGATGCCGAAAGAAGAACCAAAGGTGGGGCCTGTGACAGAACCTAGTCTGAACCTCTCCAACAATCGAACACTGTATCAGCAAATCATGAGTAGGCTGCCTCTTGGGCCTCAGATGTAA
- the LOC7471717 gene encoding chloride channel protein CLC-f, translating into MLRETMEDGDQKHLLLKSNSSITQQHDDHDQQPLVLVVDNNDLEAGGAGGAGGGGFNRSSSDNSRGGHKKTAAIKDLIRGFSGRRPSSSLNNNNLHYNHLDDEDDDTPSISDHDHRKNRNYDHRVKNINDHDDDDVLENGATPEWALLLIGCLLGLASGLCVAAFNKGVHLIHEWAWAGTPNEGAAWLRLQRLSDTWHRILLIPVAGGVIVGMMHGLVEILEQIRQNLSSHRKGFDLVAGVFPTVKAIQAAVTLGTGCSLGPEGPSVDIGKSCAHGFSLMMANNRERMNTLIAAGAAAGISSGFNAPVAGCFFAIETVLRPLHAENSPPFTTAMILLASVISSTVSNTLLGTQSAFTVPSYDLKSAAELPLYLILGMLCGVVSVAFTRLVTWFTKSFEFIKEKFGLHPVACPALGGLGAGIIALKYPGILYWGFTNVEEILHTGKSASAPGIWLLTQLAAAKVVATALCKGSLLVGGLYAPSLMIGAAVGAVFGGSAAELINSAIPGNAAVAQPQAYALVGMAATLASVCSVPLTSILLLFELTKDYRIILPLMGAVGLAIWVPSVADHGKENEKPGAHSLARGYSSLSNDTDDEAINEDLLAENLKVSKAMSKNYAKVSLSLTLKEAIKYMHDCKQNCLLVVDDEDLLEGILTYGDIRRLSKTSSDASTGDSTIIDVNTCLVSTVCTREIRYRGQVRGLLTCYPDTDLAIAKDLMEAKGIKQLPVVKRSGGSQKDWKRRVVAILHYDSIWNCLREEIARRGRVHQNRKEDDIEMIENGH; encoded by the exons atgTTGAGAGAAACAATGGAAGACGGCGATCAGAAGCATCTCCTCCTCAAATCCAATTCATCAATTACACAACAACACGATGACCATGACCAACAACCACTAGTACTTGTTGTAGACAATAACGACTTGGAAGCAGGAGGAGCAGGAGgagcaggaggaggaggattcaACAGAAGCAGCAGTGATAATAGCAGAGGAGGACATAAGAAGACTGCTGCTATCAAAGATCTGATTCGAGGTTTCTCAGGTCGTCGTCCCTCCTCCTCTCTCAACAACAACAATCTTCATTATAATCATCTAGACGACGAAGACGACGACACTCCATCCATATCAGATCATGACCACCGCAAAAATCGTAATTATGACCACCGTGTTAAGAATATTAATGATCACGACGACGACGACGTTTTAGAGAATGGTGCCACTCCTGAATGGGCCTTGCTTCTTATTGGTTGCCTTCTCGGTCTCGCCTCCGGTCTCTGTGTCGCCGCTTTCAATAAAGGG GTTCATTTAATACATGAATGGGCCTGGGCTGGGACTCCAAACGAGGGTGCTGCATGGCTCCGTCTGCAAAGGCTGTCAGACACTTGGCATAGGATTCTTTTAATCCCTGTCGCTGGAGGAGTTATTGTTGGAATGATGCATGGCTTGGTTGAAATATTGGAGCAAATAAGGCAGAACCTTTCTTCTCACAGAAAAGGTTTTGATTTGGTCGCAGGAGTGTTTCCTACAGTGAAAGCCATTCAGGCAGCTGTTACTTTAGGTACTGGTTGTTCTTTGGGTCCTGAAGGACCTAGTGTAGACATCGGCAAATCATGTGCCCATGGATTCTCTTTAATGATGGCAAACAATAGAGAAAGGATGAATACTCTTATTGCAGCTGGCGCAGCTGCTGGGATTTCTTCAG GTTTCAATGCACCTGTTGCTGGTTGTTTCTTTGCTATTGAAACTGTGTTGAGGCCTCTCCATGCTGAAAATTCACCTCCATTTACAACTGCAATGATTCTGTTGGCTTCTGTAATATCATCAACTGTATCAAACACGTTACTTGGAACACAATCAGCTTTTACAGTGCCATCGTATGATTTGAAATCTGCTGCTG AATTACCCTTATACCTGATTTTGGGCATGCTATGTGGTGTTGTAAGTGTGGCCTTCACTCGCTTGGTCACTTGGTTCACCAAGTCATTTGagtttatcaaagaaaaatttggcctTCATCCTGTTGCATGCCCTGCTTTAGGTGGTTTAGGAGCTGGAATAATTGCTCTGAAGTATCCTGGAATACTATATTGGGGTTTCACCAATGTTGAAGAAATCTTACACACTGGAAAGAGTGCTTCTGCTCCTGGAATCTGGTTATTAACCCAACTAGCAGCAGCCAAAGTTGTGGCCACTGCTCTGTGTAAGGGTTCGTTGCTTGTAGGTGGCCTTTATGCACCAAGTTTGATGATTGGTGCAGCTGTTGGTGCTGTATTTGGAGGTTCAGCTGCGGAACTTATCAATTCAGCCATTCCAGGAAATGCTGCCGTTGCCCAGCCACAGGCATATGCATTG GTTGGAATGGCTGCTACATTAGCGTCAGTTTGTTCAGTGCCCTTGACATCAATTCTACTTCTCTTTGAGTTGACAAAAGATTACAGGATAATCCTTCCCCTCATG GGAGCTGTTGGGTTAGCGATATGGGTCCCATCTGTGGCTGACCATGGCAAGGAGAATGAAAAACCTGGTGCTCATAGTTTGGCTAGAGGTTATTCTTCTCTTTCAAACGATACTGATGATGAAGCAATCAATGAAGATTTGCTTGCAGAAAATCTCAAG GTTTCTAAGgccatgtcaaagaactatgCAAAGGTTTCATTAAGCTTAACATTGAAAGAAGCTATAAAATATATGCATGACTGCAAACAGAATTGCTTGCTCGTAGTTGATGATGAAGATTTACTGGAAGGAATACTAACATATGGCGACATCAGACGGCTGTCCAAGACATCTAGCGATGCTTCCACGGGTGATTCAACAATCATAGAT GTAAATACCTGTCTTGTTTCTACTGTTTGCACCCGGGAGATAAGGTACCGAGGTCAAGTTCGTGGACTTTTGACATGTTATCCTGACACTGATTTGGCAATTGCCAAGGATTTGATGGAGGCCAAAGGCATCAAGCAGTTGCCTGTGGTTAAGCGTAGTGGAGGCTCTCAAAAAGATTGGAAACGAAGGGTTGTTGCTATCCTTCATTATGACTCAATCTGGAATTGCCTCAG AGAGGAGATAGCTCGGAGGGGACGAGTCCATCAGAACAGAAAAGAGGATGATATTGAGATGATTGAAAACGGGCATTAA